Proteins co-encoded in one Colletes latitarsis isolate SP2378_abdomen chromosome 2, iyColLati1, whole genome shotgun sequence genomic window:
- the LOC143351500 gene encoding methionine aminopeptidase 1D, mitochondrial isoform X1: MFFKNFFKGKSNLPTRKLINNVFGNYEIVEPWTVSEMRKVPSGIFKPSYSESSIPREGPKKAEIKDKNQIKCMRDSCHFARKVLNYIKQYIKPGTTTDELDVIVHEMIISNGAYPSPLNYRGFPKSICTSINNVACHGIPDSRPLQKGDIFNVDVTVYLNGYHGDCSQMFEVGECDEEGKKLINVTELCLRRAIDICKPNERFCNIGNIVEETANKHGYSIVPAFAGHGIGTYFHGPPDILHFSNDSPGKMLPGMTFTIEPILSQGSHEIEILEDGWTAVTVDNSRTAQVEHTILITDTGCDILTR, translated from the exons atgtttttcaaaaatttttttaaaggaaAATCAAAT TTACCAACGCGTAAACTTATAAACAATGTCTTTGGGAATTATGAAATTGTCGAACCATGGACAGTTTCTGAGATGAGAAAAGTGCCGTCGGGTATATTTAAACCATCTTACAGTGAATCGTCTATACCCAGAGAAGGTCCAAAAAAAGCCGAAATTAAAGACAAAAATCAAATAAAATGTATGAGAGACAGTTGTCATTTTGccagaaaagtattaaattaTATCAAACAGTATATAAAG cCTGGCACAACTACAGACGAATTAGATGTAATTGTGCATGAAATGATTATAAGTAATGGAGCTTATCCCAGTCCTCTTAATTATCGAGGATTTCCAAAATCAATATGCACTAGTATTAATAATGTTGCATGCCATGGTATTCCAGACAGCCGACCCCTACAAAAAGGAGACATATTTAATGTCGATGTAACA GTATATTTAAATGGATATCATGGAGATTGTTCTCAAATGTTTGAGGTAGGAGAATgcgacgaagaaggtaaaaaattaataaatgtaaCTGAACTGTGCTTAAGACGTGCTATTGATATTTGTAAACCAAATGAAAGGTTTTGCAACATAG GAAACATTGTTGAAGAAACTGCAAACAAGCATGGATATTCTATAGTTCCAGCATTTGCAGGGCATGGTATAGGTACTTACTTCCATGGGCCACCAGACATCTTGCATTTCT caAATGATTCTCCTGGGAAAATGCTACCAGGAATGACTTTTACTATCGAACCAATTTTAAGTCAAGGTAGCCACGAGATCGAAATTTTAGAAGATGGTTGGACCGCCGTCACAGTGGATAATTCACGTACTGCTCAGGTAGAACATACCATTTTAATTACAGATACTGGCTGTGATATATTGACGCGTTAA
- the LOC143351500 gene encoding methionine aminopeptidase 1D, mitochondrial isoform X2, translated as MRKVPSGIFKPSYSESSIPREGPKKAEIKDKNQIKCMRDSCHFARKVLNYIKQYIKPGTTTDELDVIVHEMIISNGAYPSPLNYRGFPKSICTSINNVACHGIPDSRPLQKGDIFNVDVTVYLNGYHGDCSQMFEVGECDEEGKKLINVTELCLRRAIDICKPNERFCNIGNIVEETANKHGYSIVPAFAGHGIGTYFHGPPDILHFSNDSPGKMLPGMTFTIEPILSQGSHEIEILEDGWTAVTVDNSRTAQVEHTILITDTGCDILTR; from the exons ATGAGAAAAGTGCCGTCGGGTATATTTAAACCATCTTACAGTGAATCGTCTATACCCAGAGAAGGTCCAAAAAAAGCCGAAATTAAAGACAAAAATCAAATAAAATGTATGAGAGACAGTTGTCATTTTGccagaaaagtattaaattaTATCAAACAGTATATAAAG cCTGGCACAACTACAGACGAATTAGATGTAATTGTGCATGAAATGATTATAAGTAATGGAGCTTATCCCAGTCCTCTTAATTATCGAGGATTTCCAAAATCAATATGCACTAGTATTAATAATGTTGCATGCCATGGTATTCCAGACAGCCGACCCCTACAAAAAGGAGACATATTTAATGTCGATGTAACA GTATATTTAAATGGATATCATGGAGATTGTTCTCAAATGTTTGAGGTAGGAGAATgcgacgaagaaggtaaaaaattaataaatgtaaCTGAACTGTGCTTAAGACGTGCTATTGATATTTGTAAACCAAATGAAAGGTTTTGCAACATAG GAAACATTGTTGAAGAAACTGCAAACAAGCATGGATATTCTATAGTTCCAGCATTTGCAGGGCATGGTATAGGTACTTACTTCCATGGGCCACCAGACATCTTGCATTTCT caAATGATTCTCCTGGGAAAATGCTACCAGGAATGACTTTTACTATCGAACCAATTTTAAGTCAAGGTAGCCACGAGATCGAAATTTTAGAAGATGGTTGGACCGCCGTCACAGTGGATAATTCACGTACTGCTCAGGTAGAACATACCATTTTAATTACAGATACTGGCTGTGATATATTGACGCGTTAA
- the Prosbeta7 gene encoding proteasome subunit beta type-4: MALLNTGDWYSPAPFWQNGPSPGEFYNFPGSSTQSDVGGFQRSQAPITTGTSVIGIQFKDGILIAADVLGSYGSLARFRNLERVMKVNKNIILGAGGDYADYQFLKSKIEKKILEETCLDDGLSLKPKALYCWLTRLMYNKRTEYDPLWNNFIIGGIEGDKLFLGTVDKLGTAYSDPVIATGYGAYMATPILRKAHEENKEMTKEQAIELIHKVMQVLFYRDARSFPKYQLGIITKEGGTEIQGPLTLDSYWGPAIM; encoded by the exons ATGGCGCTTCTTAATACAGGCGATTGGTATTCTCCTGCACCGTTTTGGCAAAATGGACCATCACCCGGtgaattttacaattttcctGGAAGTTCTACACAATCCGACGTTGGAGGATTTCAAAGATCTCA GGCTCCAATAACAACTGGTACATCTGTAATTGGAATTCAATTCAAAGATGGTATTCTTATAGCAGCAGATGTTCTTGGATCGTATGGATCATTAGCTAGGTTCAGAAACCTTGAACGAGTAATGAAAGTAAATAAAAACATCATTCTTGGTGCAGGAGGAGATTATGCTGATTACCAATTCCttaaaagtaaaattgaaaaaaagat CCTTGAGGAAACTTGTCTGGATGATGGTTTATCTTTAAAACCGAAAGCTCTTTATTGCTGGTTAACACGATTAATGTATAACAAAAGAACAGAGTATGATCCACTTTGGAATAATTTCATTATTGGTGGCATAGAAGGTGATAAACT GTTTTTGGGTACTGTGGATAAACTTGGCACAGCTTATAGCGATCCAGTAATTGCAACTGGATATGGTGCATATATGGCAACACCTATTCTCAGAAAAGCTCacgaagaaaataaagaaatgaCGAAAGAGCAAGCAATAGAACTCATACACAAAGTAATGCAGGTTCTATTTTACAGAGATGCGCGTTCTTTTCCAAAA TATCAACTTGGTATAATTACAAAGGAGGGAGGCACTGAAATACAAGGACCACTAACGCTAGACAGCTATTGGGGACCTGCTATCATGTAa
- the LOC143348087 gene encoding uncharacterized protein LOC143348087 → MDDYCAPQWTDFTCSPQLPSDSYFDTHIEYEAHEPLRQLKSNLKSNLSVCYKNDSIDKSANTETHFNDSLEPVQNAKDNITYFIPHDNKKHSVKMKTENNLSKVMKNFVKTEFNDSLEPVQNAKDNITYFIPYDNKKHSVKIKTGNSLSKVMKNLTLDEKSHKIGCASNVWQRQSKMCKGIRSQPKVLTCQYRRHSVVKNRRRSSKFISLAEAVSKFQTNTPQRFRTISKTNLKPGPSINLKQSQMKLTHPISPALRSMQRVRHTNILSKEERETLQLEEMRKHKIKANPVPLNILKAPSTLKKIAKKPLTIAEESRVTRPKKTHHASDSEINRTQHFMNNNVKGAEKKSEKLKNLQIQDTNKIKVEFRARPVPKFLKSVKPVEEQSRTSEEQTVKKRTVVSHPFSFAERDKCLAQKKKEFVKQMQENDKKIQIFRANPVPNFKEVKITNVKNAAKSVTTKQIKSSNNQENKQPNIRVPSIDTKKKPTKQNIVKNIKKKEHAS, encoded by the coding sequence ATGGACGATTATTGTGCCCCTCAATGGACAGACTTTACGTGCAGTCCGCAATTGCCATCTGATAGTTATTTTGATACACATATCGAATATGAAGCACATGAACCTTTGAGACAATTGAAGTCTAACTTGAAATCCAATTTATCTGTATGTTACAAGAATGATAGTATAGATAAATCAGCAAATACAGAAACACATTTCAATGATAGCTTAGAACCTGTACAAAATGCTAAAGATAACATAACATATTTTATACCACATGATAATAAAAAGCATTCTGTGAAGATGAAAACTGAGAATAATCTAAGCAAAGTTATGAAAAACTTTGTGAAAACAGAATTCAATGATAGCTTAGAACCTGTACAAAATGCCAAAGACAACATAACATATTTTATACCATATGATAATAAAAAGCATTCTGTGAAGATAAAGACTGGGAATAGTTTAAGCAAAGTTATGAAAAACTTGACACTGGATGAAAAATCTCATAAAATTGGTTGTGCATCGAACGTGTGGCAAAGACAATCTAAAATGTGTAAAGGCATACGATCGCAGCCAAAAGTACTCACGTGCCAATATCGCAGGCACAGTGTAGTAAAGAATCGCAGACGTTCAAGCAAATTTATAAGTTTGGCAGAGGCAGTCTCTAAATTTCAGACTAATACACCGCAACGATTTCGTACAATcagtaaaacaaatttaaagcCAGGTCCTTCGATAAACTTGAAACAATCCCAAATGAAACTGACTCATCCAATTTCTCCAGCACTAAGAAGCATGCAGAGAGTAAGACATACTAATATTTTAAGTAAAGAGGAACGTGAAACCTTACAACTTGAAGAAATGAGGAAACATAAAATAAAAGCAAACCCTGTACCACTTAACATTTTGAAAGCTCCATCCACTCTAAAGAAAATAGCAAAAAAGCCACTTACCATTGCAGAAGAATCTCGTGTAACTCGGCCGAAGAAAACGCATCACGCATCGGATTCAGAAATAAATCGAACACAACATTTCATGAACAATAACGTAAAAGGTGCGGAGAAAAAATCGGAAAAACtaaagaatttacaaattcAAGATACCAATAAAATAAAAGTCGAATTTCGTGCAAGACCCGtaccaaaatttttaaaatcggtaaaaccggttgaaGAACAATCAAGAACAAGTGAAGAACAAACTGTGAAAAAACGAACAGTAGTTTCGCATCCGTTTAGTTTTGCTGAAAGAGACAAATGTCTTGctcaaaagaaaaaagaatttgTTAAACAAATGCAAGAAAATGATAAAAAGATACAAATATTCCGTGCTAATCCTGTACCAAATTTTAAGGAAGTCAAAATAACAAATGTAAAGAATGCTGCTAAATCAGTTAcaaccaaacaaataaaaagtaGCAACAATCAAGAGAATAAACAGCCAAATATTCGTGTTCCTTCAATTGATACAAAAAAGAAACCGACAAAGCAGAATATTGtaaagaatattaaaaagaaGGAACACGCTTCTTAA
- the LOC143348820 gene encoding putative chitinase 2, giving the protein MKACGFLSLLAILFLSVNNTLSLIRPKHDKVVACYVASWASYRPNNGKFGIKDLQPKFCTHLIYAFAGLNDTTWTIKSLDPYKDINNGDYKKMTQIRQLYPQLKVSLAIGGWNEGSENYSKLASSPISRSTFVNSVVTYLRQYDFTGFDLDWEFPAARGGSPGDKENFVSLVKELKEAFRESNYQLTAAISANKQTIDAAYDIPEISKYLDYIHVMAYDYHGTWDMKVLPNSPMRSQDGLNVEDTITYLLQKGVPPNKLVLGLPMYGRTFILATKPSSPQESPMNQQCLPQGFKGPYTGEKGFMGYNEICEEIVHNPKNWTTKWDTESNTPYAIKDDHVIVYDNPISMKAKVEYAMKLKLAGVMIWSIDTDDFHGNCASLKDSLDPTDNTFPLMRSINVVLENSTTPTKPNKPAKNSSMQISLYKATLILLLILIKM; this is encoded by the exons ATGAAGGCGTGCGGTTTCTTATCTTTACTCGCGATACTGTTTCTTTCTGTCAACAACACTCTAT CTTTAATAAGGCCAAAACATGACAAGGTTGTGGCTTGTTACGTCGCTTCCTGGGCCTCATACCGGCCAAACAATGGAAAATTCGGAATAAAAGATCTTCAACCTAAATTTTGCACACACCTCATATATGCGTTCGCCGGCTTAAATGACACAACGTGGACGATCAAGAGTCTGGATCCCTATAAGGATATCAACAATG GTGACTACAAGAAAATGACACAAATTCGTCAATTGTATCCTCAATTGAAAGTTTCTCTTGCGATCGGTGGATGGAACGAAGGTAGCGAAAACTATTCTAAACTTGCTTCTTCGCCCATATCAAGGAGCACATTCGTCAATAGTGTGGTCACTTATCTCAG GCAATACGATTTCACCGGATTCGATCTGGACTGGGAATTTCCCGCAGCACGCGGAGGATCGCCGGGCGACAAAGAGAATTTCGTCTCCCTCGTAAAG gaACTCAAAGAAGCGTTCAGGGAATCGAACTATCAATTGACCGCAGCTATAAGCGCCAATAAACAAACCATCGATGCAGCATACGATATTCCCGAAATTTCAAAGTACTTAGATTACATTCACGTGATGGCTTATGATTATCATGGTACGTGGGACATGAAGGTGCTTCCGAATTCGCCGATGAGAAGCCAAGATGGTCTTAACGTA GAAGATACGATCACCTATTTGTTACAAAAGGGAGTACCTCCAAACAAATTAGTGTTAGGTTTACCTATGTATGGAAGGACCTTCATATTGGCTACTAAACCAAGCTCCCCCCAAGAAAGTCCTATGAATCAACAATGTTTGCCGCAAGGATTCAAGGGTCCTTACACCGGTGAAAAAGGTTTTATGGGATACAACGAG ATTTGCGAAGAAATAGTACACAATCCGAAAAACTGGACTACTAAATGGGATACTGAGAGTAACACACCTTACGCAATCAAAGACGATCACGTTATCGTGTACGATAATCCGATTAGCATGAAGGCAAAG GTGGAATACGCGATGAAACTGAAACTAGCTGGTGTGATGATTTGGAGCATTGACACTGATGATTTTCACGGCAATTGTGCCTCATTGAAGGATTCTTTGGATCCAACAGACAACACTTTTCCCTTGATGCGATCGATCAACGTTGTCCTTGAGAATTCAACTACACCTACTAAACCAAACAAACCTGCAAAGAATTCTTCGatgcaaatatctttatataaagctacgttaatattattattaatattaataaagatgTAA
- the LOC143351492 gene encoding protein KTI12 homolog — protein sequence MPLIIITGIPCSGKTKRCNELKEYFQNKAGKNVDVINEIDVVIKSGYDKNTFYADSKKEKSIRSDIKSATQRMLNVNDVLIIDGSNYIKGYRYEIYCMTKLYKTPQCTVHCDIPIEHAWLWNERRPECEQYNREIFDALVMRYETPNSKDRWDSPLFTISAEDELKFDEIYGSLYKVKAPKPNLSTQCPPLASTNYLYELNSVTQEVVNAILSAKKLGIENEFKILDYNLTVQNSCTEGQLMRLRRQFLTYSKMQQIEVNQIAALFVQYLNKSL from the exons ATGCCGCTTATTATTATAACTGGTATACCTTGTAGTGGTAAAACAAAACGGTGTAACgaattaaaagaatattttcagAATAAAGCGGGAAAAAATGTAGACGTAATTAATGAAATTGATGTTGTGATTAAATCTGGCTATgataaaaatacattttacGCTG attctaaaaaagaaaaaagtataAGAAGCGATATAAAGTCTGCAACACAGCGAATGCTAAATGTAAACGATGTATTAATAATCGACGGTAGTAATTATATTAAAGGATATCGTTACGAAATTTACTGTATGACAAAATTATACAAAACTCCTCAGTGTACAGTACATTGTGATATACCAATAGAACATGCTTGGCTGTGGAATGAAAGACGTCCAGAATGTGAACAATATAATAGAGAAATTTTTGATGCTCTTGTAATGAG GTATGAAACCCCGAATAGTAAGGATCGTTGGGATTCACCATTATTTACAATCTCAGCAGAAGATGAATTAAAATTTGATGAAATTTATGGATCGCTATATAAGGTGAAAGCACCAAAACCCAATTTAAGTACACAATGT ccaCCATTAGCATCTACAAATTATTTATATGAATTGAATTCAGTAACACAAGAAGTTGTCAAT GCCATATTGTCAGCCAAAAAGTTAggtatcgaaaacgaatttaagaTACTTGACTATAATTTAACAGTGCAAAACTCATGTACGGAGGGACAACTTATGAGATTACGAAGACAATTTCTAACTTATAGTAAAATGCAACAAATTGAAGTTAATCAAATTGCAGCATTATTTGTACAGTATCTTAATAAAAGTTTATAA
- the LOC143351491 gene encoding carnosine N-methyltransferase isoform X1 codes for METMTNPYPRKMHDNYEDEEERKHFQRIVSAFKYYKNHSLSRVKRTESYLLSLPAHHQKLLSKYREHLQEVKRCVENNDEIIKLIIKDVAHIFENVSPASAQTDSVRKIYMTLNPRPIMADQEKVQATIKQLVRDWSMEGTEERTACYQPIIDEILNQFPLEYCTPSEVQILVPGAGLGRLAYEIARRGYTCQGNEFSLFMLFASHFVLNKCRGVNSYQVHPWVHQYMNNLKPEHQTQAVFFPDVNPSDLPENAQFSMAAGDFLEVYTEDNHWDCVATCFFIDCANNVVQFIETIYKILKPGGVWINLGPLLYHFSDMPMEDSIEPSYDVVRNVIQGFGFQLEKEETHVRTRYAQNVNSMLQCEYNSVYFVCRKPKRRIDHDTSHRNGSESNGIQEQEN; via the exons ATGGAAACAATGACGAATCCTTATCCGAGAAAGATGCACGACAATTACGAGGATGAAGAGGAAAGGAAACACTTTCAACGCATCGTGTCGGCTTTCAAATATTACAA aaATCACTCGTTATCAAGGGTAAAAAGAACAGAGTCTTATTTGTTATCACTCCCAGCTCATCATCAGAAACTTCTGTCAAAATATAGGGAACATCTGCAAGAAGTTAAAAGATGTGTTGAGAACAATGATGAAATAATAAAACTCATCATAAAAGATGTGGCccatatttttgaaaatgtgaGCCCAGCTAGTGCACAAACTGACAGTGTAAGAAAAATTTACATG ACACTAAATCCTCGTCCAATAATGGCTGATCAGGAAAAGGTTCAAGCTACAATTAAACAACTGGTCCGTGACTGGAGCATGGAAGGAACTGAAGAACGCACAGCATGTTATCAACCTATTATAGATGAAATCTTGAATCAATTTCCCTTAGAGTATTG TACACCGTCGGAAGTGCAAATACTAGTACCTGGAGCAGGTTTAGGGAGACTTGCATATGAAATTGCGCGACGCGGTTATACTTGCCAAGGAAATGAATTTTCTCTTTTTATGCTTTTTGCATCTCATTTTGTATTAAACAA aTGTAGGGGAGTAAATTCATACCAAGTACATCCTTGGGTACATCAGTATATGAACAATTTAAAGCCAGAACATCAAACTCAAGCTGTATTCTTTCCCGATGTAAATCCTAGCGATCTTCCAGAAAACGCGCAATTTTCAATGGCAGCAGGAGATTTTCTAGAG GTTTATACAGAGGACAATCATTGGGACTGTGTTGCAACATGTTTTTTCATAGATTGTGCGAACAATGTTGTACAGTTTATCGAAACAATCTATAAAATTCTGAAACCTGGAGGAGTATGGATAAATCTTGGGCCATTACTGTATCACTTTAGCGATATGCCGATGGAAGATTCAATAGAACCGAGTTATGATGTTGTTCGCAATGTAATTCAAGGATTTGGCTTTCAATTAGAA AAGGAAGAAACACACGTGCGAACGCGCTATGCGCAAAATGTTAACAGTATGTTACAATGTGAATATAATAGCGTATATTTTGTTTGTCGAAAACCTAAAAGACGCATAGATCACGATACGAGTCATAGAAATGGCTCTGAAAGTAACGGTATACAAGAACAAGAAAATTAA
- the LOC143351491 gene encoding carnosine N-methyltransferase isoform X2, whose translation METMTNPYPRKMHDNYEDEEERKHFQRIVSAFKYYKNHSLSRVKRTESYLLSLPAHHQKLLSKYREHLQEVKRCVENNDEIIKLIIKDVAHIFENVSPASAQTDSTLNPRPIMADQEKVQATIKQLVRDWSMEGTEERTACYQPIIDEILNQFPLEYCTPSEVQILVPGAGLGRLAYEIARRGYTCQGNEFSLFMLFASHFVLNKCRGVNSYQVHPWVHQYMNNLKPEHQTQAVFFPDVNPSDLPENAQFSMAAGDFLEVYTEDNHWDCVATCFFIDCANNVVQFIETIYKILKPGGVWINLGPLLYHFSDMPMEDSIEPSYDVVRNVIQGFGFQLEKEETHVRTRYAQNVNSMLQCEYNSVYFVCRKPKRRIDHDTSHRNGSESNGIQEQEN comes from the exons ATGGAAACAATGACGAATCCTTATCCGAGAAAGATGCACGACAATTACGAGGATGAAGAGGAAAGGAAACACTTTCAACGCATCGTGTCGGCTTTCAAATATTACAA aaATCACTCGTTATCAAGGGTAAAAAGAACAGAGTCTTATTTGTTATCACTCCCAGCTCATCATCAGAAACTTCTGTCAAAATATAGGGAACATCTGCAAGAAGTTAAAAGATGTGTTGAGAACAATGATGAAATAATAAAACTCATCATAAAAGATGTGGCccatatttttgaaaatgtgaGCCCAGCTAGTGCACAAACTGACAGT ACACTAAATCCTCGTCCAATAATGGCTGATCAGGAAAAGGTTCAAGCTACAATTAAACAACTGGTCCGTGACTGGAGCATGGAAGGAACTGAAGAACGCACAGCATGTTATCAACCTATTATAGATGAAATCTTGAATCAATTTCCCTTAGAGTATTG TACACCGTCGGAAGTGCAAATACTAGTACCTGGAGCAGGTTTAGGGAGACTTGCATATGAAATTGCGCGACGCGGTTATACTTGCCAAGGAAATGAATTTTCTCTTTTTATGCTTTTTGCATCTCATTTTGTATTAAACAA aTGTAGGGGAGTAAATTCATACCAAGTACATCCTTGGGTACATCAGTATATGAACAATTTAAAGCCAGAACATCAAACTCAAGCTGTATTCTTTCCCGATGTAAATCCTAGCGATCTTCCAGAAAACGCGCAATTTTCAATGGCAGCAGGAGATTTTCTAGAG GTTTATACAGAGGACAATCATTGGGACTGTGTTGCAACATGTTTTTTCATAGATTGTGCGAACAATGTTGTACAGTTTATCGAAACAATCTATAAAATTCTGAAACCTGGAGGAGTATGGATAAATCTTGGGCCATTACTGTATCACTTTAGCGATATGCCGATGGAAGATTCAATAGAACCGAGTTATGATGTTGTTCGCAATGTAATTCAAGGATTTGGCTTTCAATTAGAA AAGGAAGAAACACACGTGCGAACGCGCTATGCGCAAAATGTTAACAGTATGTTACAATGTGAATATAATAGCGTATATTTTGTTTGTCGAAAACCTAAAAGACGCATAGATCACGATACGAGTCATAGAAATGGCTCTGAAAGTAACGGTATACAAGAACAAGAAAATTAA